A part of Myxococcus landrumus genomic DNA contains:
- a CDS encoding PilZ domain-containing protein, translated as MRMAPGPIRPAVGEALISAPRVLWVGVAGDAWLVVSRVAKSLGFEPVQAVVPGAVGAELSRARPRLVLVHWRQVRERGPGGLGGLKARVGAAGATMALVAEPHTPAEVLEAADAEGVEDCLLTPVSEAAVRSRLSALLGTPPLLVSHERYSPRVVLLAGAAGARTWTGLGSLLEACGHQLLYSATVEGAAARVEEHGSPPHLLIVAGDGSWGGVWARASAGARVLLEGVPSLAVTAAECARAATLLPRIHAMLGREGTSLRVEERVPFSCPVEFGEVGPRGLSWTSGVSFALSPGGLFVRTLVPARSGAAVTLRIHLPTTGEHLESPGVVAWANPWASRDGLSCPLGMGVRFLGMGPPRLMHLRQLCYAPAGP; from the coding sequence ATGAGGATGGCCCCAGGCCCTATCCGTCCAGCCGTTGGTGAGGCGCTGATTTCCGCGCCCCGCGTGCTGTGGGTTGGAGTGGCCGGGGACGCGTGGCTGGTGGTGTCGCGCGTGGCGAAGTCCCTGGGCTTCGAGCCCGTGCAAGCCGTGGTGCCGGGTGCGGTGGGCGCGGAGTTATCCCGTGCGCGCCCCCGGCTGGTGCTGGTGCACTGGCGTCAGGTTCGCGAGCGAGGTCCGGGCGGGCTCGGTGGGCTGAAGGCCCGCGTGGGCGCGGCGGGCGCGACGATGGCGTTGGTCGCGGAGCCACACACGCCCGCGGAGGTGCTGGAGGCCGCGGACGCGGAGGGCGTGGAGGACTGTCTGCTGACGCCGGTGAGCGAGGCGGCGGTGCGCTCGCGGCTCTCCGCGCTGCTGGGGACGCCGCCGTTGCTCGTGTCCCATGAGCGCTACAGCCCGCGCGTCGTGCTGCTCGCGGGGGCGGCGGGCGCGAGGACGTGGACGGGCCTGGGCTCGCTGTTGGAGGCGTGTGGCCACCAACTGCTCTACAGCGCCACCGTGGAGGGCGCCGCCGCTCGCGTGGAGGAGCATGGCTCGCCGCCGCACCTGCTCATCGTCGCGGGGGATGGGAGCTGGGGCGGCGTCTGGGCGCGAGCGAGCGCGGGCGCGCGGGTGTTGCTGGAAGGCGTGCCGTCGCTGGCGGTGACCGCGGCGGAGTGCGCCCGGGCGGCGACGTTGCTGCCGCGCATCCACGCGATGCTGGGACGCGAGGGCACGTCGCTGCGCGTGGAGGAGCGGGTGCCCTTCTCGTGTCCGGTGGAGTTCGGCGAGGTCGGCCCCCGAGGACTCTCCTGGACGTCGGGCGTGTCCTTCGCGCTGAGCCCGGGCGGGCTGTTCGTGCGCACGCTGGTGCCCGCGCGGTCGGGGGCGGCGGTGACGTTGCGCATCCACCTGCCCACGACGGGGGAGCACCTGGAGTCGCCCGGGGTCGTGGCGTGGGCCAACCCCTGGGCCTCGCGCGACGGGTTGAGCTGTCCGTTGGGCATGGGGGTGCGGTTCCTGGGCATGGGTCCTCCTCGGCTGATGCACCTGCGCCAGCTCTGTTACGCCCCGGCGGGGCCCTGA
- a CDS encoding response regulator, with product MRRKKVLLVDDSHTVLMLHQMMMVERGYETLIARDGLEALARAETESPDLVVLDVHMPNLDGLQTCRALRERERTRHTPIILCTTRMEASCVQAGFESGCSDFLTKPFAGAELAALLYRYLGSERGTRGEG from the coding sequence ATGCGGCGCAAGAAGGTGCTCCTCGTCGACGACTCGCACACCGTCTTGATGCTCCACCAGATGATGATGGTGGAGCGCGGCTACGAGACGCTCATCGCGCGCGATGGCCTGGAGGCGCTGGCGCGCGCGGAGACGGAGTCACCGGACCTGGTGGTGCTGGACGTCCACATGCCGAACCTGGATGGACTCCAGACGTGCCGCGCGCTGCGCGAGCGGGAGCGCACCCGCCACACGCCCATCATCCTGTGCACCACGCGCATGGAGGCGTCGTGCGTGCAGGCGGGCTTCGAGAGTGGCTGCTCGGACTTCCTGACGAAGCCCTTCGCGGGCGCGGAGCTGGCGGCGCTGCTCTACCGCTACCTGGGCTCCGAGCGCGGCACGCGGGGCGAGGGCTGA
- a CDS encoding sensor histidine kinase, translating to MPSTPAKKRQRPPPPPPPATAEVSGVPLHALLEGLPDAFFTLDAQWRFTYVSPRMAELLDGAASLGDDVRLAVSSLLGLGEHLRFEQPATQQAATRFEHDWPGGDLCFDVRARVIHGGLLVHCRDISGERRAKEELRRTSEVFRAVHEGTTDAIYTKDLEGRYQHINAAGARAVGRTVEQVLGRTDPELFSAEVARNNAANDREVLAFGRTITYEDTQPGDEGPRVWLSTKGVLRDADGKVVGLFGISRDITQRKWAEEEARRHSEFQEQLMGIVSHDIRSPLGAIMNWSRVMAEAGTAEDARRTSQRIATAAVRIERLTRLLLDFTRTRLMGGVAIEPRPVDLKDLVARVAHEFRVAYPERIIEVEQKGNTQGMWDPDRLGQVASNLLENALKFGPPDSPVRLVTHAARGNKVALEVCNGGRPIPAHLVPHLFEPFRSGPQTTRTLKMSYGLGLYIVREIVQAHGGAIEVTSTEEDGTRFTVTLPRRSLPARPPGQPSPRVPRSEPR from the coding sequence ATGCCCTCCACCCCCGCCAAGAAGCGCCAGCGCCCCCCGCCACCCCCGCCGCCCGCGACGGCCGAGGTGTCCGGCGTACCGCTCCATGCGCTCCTGGAGGGACTGCCCGACGCCTTCTTCACGCTCGACGCGCAGTGGCGCTTCACCTACGTCAGCCCGCGCATGGCGGAGCTGCTGGACGGCGCCGCGAGCCTGGGCGACGACGTGCGCCTGGCGGTTTCGTCACTGCTGGGGTTGGGCGAGCACCTGCGCTTCGAGCAGCCCGCCACCCAGCAGGCCGCCACGCGCTTCGAGCATGACTGGCCGGGTGGAGACCTGTGCTTCGACGTGCGCGCGCGCGTCATCCACGGGGGCCTGCTGGTGCACTGTCGCGACATCTCCGGCGAGCGCCGCGCGAAGGAGGAGCTGCGCCGCACCAGCGAGGTGTTCCGCGCCGTCCACGAGGGGACGACGGACGCCATCTACACGAAGGATTTGGAGGGCCGCTACCAGCACATCAACGCCGCGGGAGCACGCGCGGTGGGCCGCACGGTGGAGCAGGTGCTGGGCCGCACGGACCCGGAGCTGTTCAGCGCCGAGGTCGCCCGGAACAACGCCGCCAACGACCGGGAGGTGCTCGCCTTCGGCCGCACCATCACCTACGAGGACACGCAGCCGGGCGATGAAGGGCCGCGCGTGTGGCTGTCCACCAAGGGCGTGCTGCGCGACGCGGACGGCAAGGTGGTGGGGTTGTTCGGCATCAGCCGCGACATCACCCAGCGCAAGTGGGCGGAGGAGGAGGCGCGTCGGCACTCCGAGTTCCAGGAGCAGCTGATGGGCATCGTCAGCCACGACATCCGCAGCCCGCTGGGCGCCATCATGAACTGGTCGCGCGTCATGGCGGAGGCGGGCACGGCCGAGGACGCGCGGCGCACCAGCCAGCGCATCGCCACCGCGGCGGTGCGCATCGAACGGCTCACCCGGCTGCTGTTGGACTTCACGCGCACACGACTGATGGGCGGCGTCGCCATTGAGCCCCGGCCGGTGGACCTGAAGGACCTGGTGGCGCGCGTGGCCCACGAGTTCCGCGTGGCCTATCCCGAGCGCATCATCGAGGTGGAGCAGAAGGGCAACACCCAAGGCATGTGGGACCCGGACCGGCTGGGACAGGTCGCCTCCAACCTCCTGGAGAACGCCCTCAAGTTCGGTCCGCCCGACAGCCCCGTGCGGCTGGTGACGCATGCGGCGCGCGGCAACAAGGTGGCGCTGGAGGTGTGCAACGGCGGGCGCCCCATCCCCGCGCACCTGGTGCCGCACCTGTTCGAGCCCTTCCGCAGCGGCCCCCAGACGACGCGCACGCTCAAGATGAGCTACGGCCTGGGCCTCTACATCGTCCGGGAAATCGTCCAGGCGCACGGCGGCGCCATCGAAGTCACCTCCACCGAGGAGGACGGCACGCGCTTCACCGTGACGCTGCCCCGCCGCTCGCTGCCCGCGCGGCCCCCCGGTCAGCCCTCGCCCCGCGTGCCGCGCTCGGAGCCCAGGTAG
- a CDS encoding monovalent cation:proton antiporter-2 (CPA2) family protein, protein MAFLHQALIFLGAAVVSVPLFKRLGLGSVLGYLVAGAIIGPSGARLIGDVENVLHFSELGVVLLLFVIGLELQPSRLWSLRQSVFGMGGAQVLLTGGLLAAVSWMLGLPPGAAIIAGFGLSLSSTAFALQLLAERNQLTTGYGRLAFGILLFQDLAVIPLLAALPLLGQAQAAAVEPGWHTGLKVLAVLVGVVLVGRFLLRPLFRVVASFHSQELFTATALLVVVGTASLLSAVGLSMALGAFLAGVLLSESEYRHELEADIEPFKGLLLGLFFIAVGMSVNLSLIVEKPLLITGLVLGLVALKGAVLYGLGRFSLKEQEPSLSLGIVISQGGEFAFVLFALAVSFQVMPPAVSELLVVVVGLSMATTPLFYAAYERWGRPRFRQQAQAREYNVAPEEDHPVIIAGFGRVGQVVGRLLRAKRIGFTAIDASPEHIDFMKRFGSQVFYGDASRLDLLRAARADKARVFVLAIDDIEASLRTAQTVKEHFPHLTVFARARNRIHAYRLLDLGIEHVMRETFAGSMEMGGDILQELGLTFSESHRVMERLREHDEKLLRETARYHHDEKKLVEMAARARKELESLFEQDDAEQKKSA, encoded by the coding sequence ATGGCCTTCCTGCACCAAGCACTGATTTTCCTGGGCGCCGCCGTGGTGTCCGTCCCGCTGTTCAAGCGGCTGGGGCTGGGCTCGGTGCTCGGCTACCTGGTGGCGGGGGCCATCATCGGCCCCTCGGGCGCGCGATTGATTGGCGACGTGGAGAACGTGCTCCACTTCTCCGAGTTGGGCGTCGTGCTGCTGTTGTTCGTCATTGGCCTGGAGCTCCAGCCCTCGCGCCTGTGGAGCCTGCGCCAGTCCGTGTTCGGCATGGGCGGCGCGCAGGTGCTCCTCACCGGAGGACTGCTGGCGGCCGTGAGCTGGATGCTGGGCCTGCCTCCGGGCGCCGCCATCATCGCGGGCTTCGGCCTGTCGCTGTCGTCCACCGCCTTCGCGCTCCAGCTCCTCGCCGAGCGCAACCAGCTCACCACCGGTTACGGACGGCTGGCCTTCGGCATCCTGTTGTTCCAGGACCTGGCCGTCATCCCGCTGCTCGCGGCGCTGCCCCTCCTGGGCCAGGCGCAAGCGGCCGCCGTGGAGCCGGGCTGGCACACCGGCCTCAAGGTGCTGGCCGTGCTCGTCGGCGTCGTGCTCGTGGGGCGCTTCCTCTTGCGCCCGCTGTTCCGCGTCGTCGCCTCCTTCCACAGCCAGGAGCTGTTCACCGCCACCGCGCTGCTCGTCGTCGTGGGCACCGCCTCGCTGCTCAGCGCGGTGGGCCTGTCCATGGCGCTGGGCGCCTTCCTCGCCGGCGTGCTCCTGTCCGAGTCCGAGTACCGCCACGAGCTGGAAGCAGACATCGAGCCCTTCAAGGGCCTGCTCCTGGGCCTGTTCTTCATCGCCGTGGGCATGAGCGTGAACCTGAGCCTCATCGTCGAGAAGCCCTTGCTCATCACCGGGCTGGTGCTGGGCCTGGTGGCCCTGAAGGGCGCGGTGCTCTACGGCCTGGGCCGCTTCAGCCTCAAGGAGCAGGAGCCCTCGCTCAGCCTGGGCATCGTCATCTCCCAGGGCGGCGAGTTCGCCTTCGTCCTCTTCGCGCTCGCGGTGTCCTTCCAGGTCATGCCGCCCGCGGTGTCGGAGCTGCTCGTCGTCGTCGTGGGCCTGTCCATGGCCACCACGCCGCTCTTCTACGCGGCCTATGAGCGCTGGGGCCGCCCGCGCTTCCGTCAGCAGGCGCAGGCGCGCGAGTACAACGTGGCCCCCGAGGAGGACCACCCCGTCATCATCGCGGGCTTCGGCCGCGTGGGCCAGGTGGTGGGCCGGCTCCTGCGCGCCAAGCGCATCGGCTTCACCGCCATTGACGCCAGCCCCGAGCACATCGACTTCATGAAGCGCTTCGGCAGCCAGGTCTTCTATGGCGATGCGTCGCGATTGGACCTGCTGCGCGCCGCCCGCGCCGACAAGGCCCGCGTCTTCGTGCTGGCCATCGACGACATCGAGGCCTCCCTCCGCACCGCCCAGACGGTGAAGGAGCACTTCCCGCACCTCACCGTCTTCGCCCGCGCGCGCAACCGCATCCATGCCTACCGCCTGCTGGACCTGGGCATCGAGCACGTCATGCGAGAGACCTTCGCCGGCAGCATGGAGATGGGCGGCGACATCCTCCAGGAGCTGGGCCTCACCTTCTCCGAGAGCCACCGCGTCATGGAGCGCCTGCGCGAGCACGACGAGAAGCTCCTGCGCGAGACGGCCCGCTACCACCACGACGAGAAGAAGCTGGTGGAGATGGCCGCCCGCGCGCGCAAGGAGCTGGAGAGCCTGTTCGAGCAGGATGACGCTGAACAGAAGAAGTCCGCGTAA